Proteins encoded in a region of the Thermococcus sp. genome:
- a CDS encoding OsmC family protein produces MERLEYRAELDWDGNVGSFARVREFRLRTDTNTDGGNEGPLPAEYLLTAIGGCLTINWGRLIKKMRLNVEEMSIEVRGWRNLKEPPAPGDNLPREDCDGCTGEEDTPHQRAGREIWHGLQHRGEGEDKRGSRDSQA; encoded by the coding sequence ATGGAGAGGCTTGAGTACAGGGCGGAACTCGATTGGGACGGCAACGTCGGGAGCTTCGCGAGGGTCAGGGAGTTCCGGCTGAGAACCGATACAAACACCGACGGGGGCAACGAGGGACCTCTACCGGCAGAATACCTGCTTACCGCGATAGGCGGCTGCCTGACGATAAACTGGGGGAGGCTCATAAAGAAGATGCGCCTCAACGTCGAGGAGATGAGCATCGAAGTTAGGGGCTGGAGAAACCTCAAGGAACCCCCAGCTCCAGGAGATAACCTACCGCGTGAGGATTGTGACGGATGCACCGGAGAAGAAGATACTCCGCATCAAAGAGCTGGCCGAGAAATATGGCACGGTCTTCAACACCGTGGGGAAGGAGAAGATAAAAGGGGAAGTCGAGATAGTCAGGCCTAA
- a CDS encoding ABC transporter permease has translation MIDQLKRSFAIAKKDMLIFYIKGPVVIMGLLFPFFLFLAFLIGRNLPQDSLFVGLTAMTAFFTSTAVGPTIIPWECRGRTFERLITAPVSLTTVLLGDFQASLYFGLVITFAIAIPAVLYLQLELEWVIFITATLLAVGTFSAMTVLLSSYPPTDVPADVMMLTSLVKFSLLFISGIFVPLENLSSYGRLVSYVSPLTYYVDALRHSLGKGYLPLWVDLGMLVLFGMAFFFTGVAVHKRVLEKRFT, from the coding sequence ATGATTGACCAGCTGAAGCGCTCCTTCGCAATAGCAAAGAAGGACATGCTCATCTTCTACATTAAGGGGCCGGTCGTGATAATGGGCCTTCTCTTTCCTTTCTTCCTCTTTTTAGCTTTCCTCATCGGAAGGAATCTCCCCCAGGACAGTCTCTTCGTTGGCTTGACGGCAATGACGGCCTTCTTCACATCGACAGCAGTTGGTCCAACGATAATCCCCTGGGAATGCCGTGGAAGAACCTTTGAGAGGCTCATAACTGCTCCAGTATCGCTTACAACTGTTCTCCTCGGCGACTTTCAGGCTTCACTTTACTTTGGGCTGGTGATAACCTTTGCCATAGCGATTCCAGCGGTGCTTTACCTTCAGCTCGAGTTGGAATGGGTGATTTTCATTACGGCCACTCTTCTTGCCGTTGGAACATTCTCAGCTATGACGGTGCTCCTCTCATCATACCCGCCAACCGACGTTCCCGCTGACGTTATGATGCTGACCTCGCTCGTCAAGTTCTCGCTCCTCTTCATAAGTGGCATCTTCGTTCCGCTGGAGAACCTTTCCTCCTACGGAAGGCTCGTTTCCTACGTCTCGCCTTTAACCTACTACGTCGACGCGCTCAGGCACTCGCTCGGAAAGGGCTACCTCCCGCTCTGGGTTGACCTCGGGATGCTGGTTCTCTTCGGAATGGCTTTCTTCTTCACCGGCGTGGCCGTCCACAAAAGAGTGCTGGAAAAGAGGTTCACTTAG